The Stieleria maiorica genome includes the window ACCCAGGTGTGACCGGTGGCGGAACCCACGACCGAGAACGCATTGGCCGAATTGGATTTTGGAGAAATGACGGAATGTCGCAGTCGAATCAGGCCCCGTCCGGAAAGACTCATCCCCCGGGCGAACCACCACGATTGATCGGTGCTGCGATCGCGCTGGCCCTGGCCATCTTGATCACGGCGATCGCCCAGTATTTCGCGCCGTCGTTTGATCACCAGAACGCCAACCTGATCGGGTTGGGAGCGCTGTCGATCGCCACGCTGTACGTGCTGTTTTGTTTGCACCGATTGATGCGATGGTCCGGTCATCCCTGGGGCGTCCCGGCGGCGATGTTGGTCGCGGCTGTGTCATTCGGGGCCGCGTTTCAATTCGATGGATTCAGCGGCGAAATGTTACCGCAGTTTCGCTGGCGATTCGCGAGCGAGACGGTCCACGAGCTAAAATCGGTCACACCACAGACGGTCGAAACCACCGAGGATTCTGCCACGGCTGAAACGACCGCACCGGACGCAACCGGAACCGACGAGTCGACCGATGCAGCAGACTCGCTCGTCTCCTCGCCCCAGTTTCTCGGCCCCAACCGAAACGGCGTTTATCCCCAACGCTCGTTTGCCAAACCGACCTCTGCCGATCAGGTCCATGTGGTCTGGGACCACGGAATCGGTGACGGATGGTCGTCCTTTGCGGTTGCCGGAGACCATGCGATCACGCTGGAACAGCGGGACGACCAAGAATGTCTGACCTGTTATCGGCTTTCCGATGGCGAACTGATTTGGATGCAACAACACCAAGGGTTGCATCAAAACCCGCTCGGTGGCGTCGGCCCACGTTCCACACCGACCATCGACGGCGACCGAGTGTACGCCACGACGGCGACCGGTTTTTTATGGTGTGTTGATCAAGCGACCGGGGCGGTGCATTGGAGCCGCGACTTGCTGGAACTGGCCGGTTGGGATCAGGTCGCGTTCGAAGTGGCGGCACCCTGGGGCTATGCCTGTTCGCCGTTGCTGGTCGACGGATTGTGTGTGCTGCCGCTGGGTGGACCCGTCGGTGAAAAACCGGTTCGCTCGCTGGTCGCGCTCGATGCTCAATCCGGAGATCTGGTGTGGACTGCCGGTGACGACCAACTCAGTTACGCGTCGCCCGTTTTGGTGACACTCGATGGCCAACGCCAAATCGTCTCGGTCAACGAGAAAACCGCCAGCGGACATCGGATCGAAGACGGCGTGGTGTTGTGGACGTTTCAGTGGCCCGGTTCGACCAACACCGGGGCGACCTGTTCCTCGGCCGTGCCCGTCGGTGCGGACCGGTTGCTGGTGGGCAAGGGATACGGCGGCGGCAGCGCGCTCGTCCGCGTGGCCAAACAGGGCGACAACTGGGCGGCCACCGATGTGTGGCGCAGCAATCGCGTCTTGAAAACCAAGTTCAACCACACCTGTGTCGACGGCGACGTCGGTTATGGGATCAGCAACGGATCACTGCAAGCGGTCAACTTGAACGATGCGACCTCGTATTGGACGCAGCCGCGGCGGTGGCGGGCCGGCCAAGGCCAGGTCGTCCTGGTCGAGGATGTCTTGGTCGTCCAGGACGAAGCGGGAGAGGTCGTGTTTGTCGATGCGTCGATCGAGGACTATCACGAACTGCTGCGGATCCCGGCGCTCGATTCAAAGACCTGGAACATCCCCACCGTGGCGGGCCGCTACGTGTTGGTCCGCAACGACCGCCAAGCGATTTGTTTTCAGTTAACGGCGAAGTGAACGAGAGCCGTTGCAGCGGTAGCGGAAGCCGCTGAGCATGTTCCATTCATTGATGATCCGATAAAAAGATTTAGATGCCAGCCCGACGCGTTAGCGAGGGGCTAACCTGCGCCCCTCGCTAACGCGTCGGGCTGGCATCATTACGACGAGACCAGTGAATCGGATCACTGCACCGCGTTGCTGGCGGCTTGTTGAAATGCCTTTCGGACGTCGGATCCGTCGCTGTTGCCCATTTTGGTCCGCTGGATCATCAGCACGTAAATCGTTTCCGTCTTCGGGTCGACCCAACCTTGCGTTCCGAACGCGCCGCCGTGTCCAAACGTGCCCGGCGACAACATTTCGGTCACGCCCTGAGGTTGACGCACGATGCACCACCCCAATCCCCAGCAGTTGCCGGGGGTGAACCCGGTTTCCAAATCACCGGTTTGCGGTGAGGTCATTTGGGCGACCGCATCGGCCGAGACGATTCGCTGTTTGCGAAGTTTGCCTTGATTGAGCACCATTTGATAGAACCGAAACATGTCACGCGCGGTGGCGAACAGTCCGCCCGACGGATTGGGCGCCGTCACGTCGGCCGGATCGGAGATGCGGTTGCCGACCGCCACCAGCGATTTGCCATCCTCACTCGGACCGTACAACGTTGCGATCCGCCGCTGTTGTTTTTGATCGGGAAAGAACGTCGTGGACGTCATCTGGCAGGGGCCGAAGATCCGCTCTTGAAGGAATTCTTGCAGCGGTTGCCCCGAGACGATTTCGATGATTCGGCCGGCCACGTTCAGCCCCGGGCTGTACTGCCACTTGGTGCCCGGCTGGAACGCCAGCGGTCGCTCGGCCAGTTCGTTGACAGCCTCCTCGAGTGATTGTTGAAACACTTGGTCGCCGGCCAGCCCGGAGGTGTGCGTGATGGCATCTTTGATCGTGATTTCACGTTCGGGGGCGGATCCATCCTTCAGCTTGACATCCTTGAACGCCGGGATGTAGTTGCTGACCTTGTCATCGACGTTCAACTTGCCTTCATCTTGCAAGATCATCACCGCGGTCGCGACGATCGGCTTGGTCATCGAAGCGATCGAAAACATCGTGAACGGTCGCATCTCTTTTTGCTTTTCGATGTCCGCCAATCCGACCGCCCCCAGATGAATGATTTTGCCTTGGTGGCCGACCAGGGTGACGGCGCCGGAGAGGGTTCCTTGGTCGACAAAGGTTTGCATCGCCGCGTCGATCTCGGCGATCACCGGCGGTGGCGTGCGGTCGGCCTGCTTCGTCGCCGCTGCGTCTTGTCCGCTTAACGTCGAAACAAAACTAAGAACCAAGGCCAAACAAGACAGCGAAGTGGTGCGAATCATCGGAGGACTCGTGATGGGGCGGAAGGAAGGTTCGTGGGGGAGGCTCCCGTACGGGGTGACATTGTAGCCCGATGACGCGCGATGCGGTCAGCGGAACGCTTTCGGACGTCTTCGGACGACGTCCTTTCCAGGTCGTCGCGCCGAGTCCGGCGGACGCGACCGCCCGGAAGGGCCGTCGGACTCCGAAATACGACCTGCTTGAGTTGATCCAGTTTCGTTGGTGTCTAGCCTTTAGGCGATTCCCGGTCGCTGCGAAGCAGCGAAAGGCGACCGCCCGGAAGGGCCGTCGTACATCCGAATTGAGGTCCCCTACAGAATCGTGCCCAGGTGGTCGCCCATGCGGGCGTACAGCTCGCGTTGCTGGGCGGAGTTTCGCTGCAGGTCGTCATCGAACACCACGCGACCGGGCTCGAAGATCGTGATGGTCGATGAGCCGCCGAAACGGAAGTATCCCTTTTCGTCTCCCTTGGAAACTGATTCCCCTTCGCGGTACGTTTGACAGATCCCGCCGACACAGGTCGCACCGATCTCCAGCAACAAGACCTCACCGAGTGTCTCCGTCTTCAACACCGTGATCGCGCGTTTGTTGGTCGCCAGGATCTGGATGTTCTGGCACAGTGCGATCGGGTTGACCGAATACAGCGGTCCGTTGATCAAACGGGCCGGTCCGGGGCGGCCGCCGACGGGAAAGTGGAAACGGTGGTAATCGACCGGGCAGAGTCGCGACAGCAGCAGACTGCCGGATGCATATCGCCGCGCCAGCGCCGGGTCATCCAGTAATGTCTCCAAATCGAACATTTCCCCTTTGACAAACAATCCCTCGCACTTTGACAAATCGGGCACGCACAGATGGCGTCCGTCGGCCGGAAAGACGATCGAGTTGGCCTGGGAATCGATCGGGCGTGCGGACGGTTTTAATTTGCGAAAGAAGAATTCGTTGAAGCTGGCGAATTCGCCGGGCGCGCGAGCGAATTCGTCGGCGTCCAAGCCGTATTCCGCGATGAACGGGGCGATCTTTTCACGCGTCTTGGCTTGGTCCATCCGCCAGCCATACCAATGGGAAAACCAGGCGCGTTTGACGATTCCCGCCAGGGCGAGTTTGCCGCCGATGGTTCCGTAGGTCCAGCGAAGCGCTTTGTCGCCGTAGACTTTTTCGATGCACGATTCGTTTCGGTAGCGATCGTGGTAGACGATTTCATCCATGTCGGGATTCGTGACGGGTGATTGAAGGAGAGCCGCATTCCGGCGGGAACTGCCGTAGCAGGGGGGACGCATCGCGGGGATGCTTCCATAGGTTGACATGCCGGGGCGACTTTGGCGAGTCGGCGAGACAATCGTGTGTAAGATGTTGCGTCGGTCGATACAATCGCAACCGATCCCCGATTTCCTTTCCCACCTCCCGATTGCGTTTAATCATGAATCATCGCCCCTGGATCTTCGTCTGCTTGTTGGCCTTGCTGTCGTCACCGCTGGGATTTGCCGCCGAGGCCAAACCGCAACCTGACGAGACCGTCGTTTACAAAACGATTGATGACGTCTCGTTGTCGATGCACGTGTTCAAACCGGCCGAGTCGGATGCCGAAACGCCGCGTGCCGCGATCGTGTTTTTCTTCGGCGGCGGATGGAACGGCGGCACCCCCAGTCAGTTTTATGGCCAAAGTCGCGCGCTGGCCGACCTGGGGATGGTCGCGATGTGCGCCGAGTACCGCGTGAAAAAGACACACGGCACGCCGCCGAAGACCTGTGTGGCTGATGGCAAGTCCGCCATCCGTTGGGCTCGCAAGAACGCGTCACGGTACGGGATCGATCCGAATCGAATCGCCGCCGGTGGCGGTTCGGCCGGCGGGCATGTGGCGGCGGCGACCGCGACCGTCGACGCCTTTGACGATCCCGCCGATGACACGTCGGTCAGCTGCCGTCCCGACGCGCTGGTGCTGTTCAACCCCGTGTATGACAATGGCCCCGACGGCTACGGCTATGACCGCGTCCAGGAGTACTGGAAAGAGATTTCGCCGCTGCACAACTTAAGCCAAGACACGCCGCCGACGATCGTGTTCCTGGGAACCAAGGACAAACTGATTCCCGTGGCGACCGGCAAAGCGTTCCAGTCGAAACTCGACCAGTTGGGAGTCCGCAACGAATTGCACCTGTACCAAGATGCCGCCCACGGTTTCTTTAACAAAGGCGAACCGTATGCCGACACGTTGGCAAAGTCGATCGCGTTTCTTAAATCGCTGGGGTTTGTTGAAGGAAAGTGAACGGCGTGGCGATGGCGGGGTGAGTGGGTGTACGACGTCCTTTCTAGGTCGTCGCGTCGCGTCCCACGGACGCGACGGCCCGAAAGGGTCATCGGACGTTGGTGTTTAGCCTTTAGGCGATTTCCCTCGCTGCGAAGCAGCGAGAAACGACGGCCCGGAAGGGCCATCGTACATGGAGCGGCGGGAATGGCCGGCTACCCCTTGGCGACCTTTTCGGCGACGCGTTCCAGGAGGGCTTTCGTCAACCGGATCCCTTCGTACTCGGACACCTTGCCGCCTTCGTATTCGATGCCCACGTAGCCGTTGTAGCCGTGGCTGAGGACGATCTCCATCATCTTGAAGTAATCGGTGTGGACCTCGTTGCCCTCTTCATCGAAGTCGTGTGACTTTGCACTGACGGCTTTGGCGTACGGCATCAACTCTTCGACACCCTTGTAGCGGTCGTACATCTTGGGTTCGTCGCCGCGTGACAGGTAGAAGTTGCCGAAGTCGGGCAGCGTGCCACAGTTGTCCATTTCTGTCTTGGCGATCGTCCCGGCCAGCCATGCCCCGTTGCTGCTCAAACCGCCGTGGTTTTCGACGATCACGTTCAACCCTTGCGGTTTGGCGTATTCACTCAACCGACGCAGCCCGTCGGCGGCCAGTTTCATTTGCTCGTCGTAGCTGCCGGCACTGCTCGCGTTGACGCGAATGCTGTGGCAGCCCAAGAATTTCGCGGCGTCGACCCAGCGATAGTGGTTTTCAACCGCTTGGGTTCGTTTCGCGTCATCGGGATCGCCCAAACGTCCTTCGCCGTCGCACATGATCAACAGACTTTTGACGCCCAGGTCATCGCAGCGCGTCTTCAACTCCGTCAGGTACGTTTGGTCCTTGGCTTTGTCTTTGAAAAACTGATTGACATACTCGACCGCGTCGATCCCAAATTCTTCTTTGGTCACCCGGGGGAAATCCAAATTCGTCAGCCCCTTGCTCTCGTCACGCAGCGTGCGGTGCAGCGACCACTCGGCCAGCGAGATTTTGAAGGGGGCGCCGCCACCACCGGCTGTCTCCGCAGCACGAAGCAGCGGAGCGAGGGAGAGAGACGCGGCAGAGGCGGACGCAAATTGGAGGAATTGACGGCGGTTGGTCATGGTCAAACGAAAGGTTGAGTGGGAGAAATGGAGGGTTGAATTCAGGACGCCAATTCTACACCAATCGGCCGGGATGTGGCGTTGCTCCAATCCGTAGCGGAAGTCGTCAACGGCCTGTTGATTGAATCAGCCGTTTGGCGCGAGCCTACGGGCGCCAGGGCGTATTTTTGGTGTTGGAGGCCCGTACGCTCGCGCGAAACGGCTGATCCCACGTGTGGATCGGATTAAATCAACAGGCCGCTGCGGCGTTCCGCTACCGGTCCCCCGTGGCTTCGTATCGATAACCGACGCCGTAGACGGTCTGGATGATCTGGGGGTGTTTGGGGGCGGTTTCGATTCGTTTTCTCAGCTGGCTGATCGTCTGGTCGATCGTTCGGCTGTTGGGAACGTGATCATCTTCCCAGGCCGAACGGAACAGATCGGCCCGTTTGACGACTTCGCCGGGGCGAGCGGCCAGCGTCTGCAGGATCAACACCTCGCGTCGCGTCAGCGTGATCGTTTCGTCACCGCGCCGGGCGCGAAGTTCCCTTGGCACAATCTCCAGGTCCCCCATCGAAAAGGGGGCATCGGAGAACGTCACGCCGGCGTCGGGGGATTCCGACAGGCTGCGGCGAGCGACGGCGCGGATCCTGGCGACCAACTCTTTGGTCCCGAACGGTTTGACGATGTAGTCGTCGCCACCAAGTTCCAGCCCGATCACTTTATCGATTTCTTCCGCCTTGGCCGTGATGAACAGGATCGGCATCGTCGGTGACTGTTGGCGAAAGTACTTACAAACGTCAAAGCCGCTCATGCCGGGCATCATCACATCCAGACAGGCGATGTCCGGCGGCGAGGCGTCGAACAGATCCTTGGCGTGCCGGCCGTCGGCGGCTTCGGTGACAATGTAGCCCTCGCTGCGAAGCACCTCCGCCAACGCGGCACGCGTGTTCGCATCGTCTTCGGCGATCAAGATGTGGTGTGCCATTTACTCACCGATCGGGACGGTCAACTCGAACGCCGCGCCGCCGAGTTGTGAGTCGGACTTCAGCACCAGGTTCCCGCCATGGCGTGCCGCGGCGCGGCGGGCGATCGTCAACCCAATTCCCGTTCCGCTGGGCGCATGAATCGAGTCGTCGATCCGCACGAAGGGGCGGAAGATTCTGGATTGATGGGGCACCGCGATGCCCGGTCCGTCATCACTGACGGTGACACGCAGCCTATTCGGCGTTGTCGTTTCATCGGGCAGAAGATCACAGCGAATCACACACCGGCCGCCGCGGGGAACGTATTTTTCGACGTTGCTGAGCAAGTTCACCAGGACCATTTCGATGATGTCGGGATCGACGGAGACCGATTCGTGGCATCGGCAATCTGTCTCCAGCGACAGCCCCGCGGCTTTGAAGCTGGGCGTGAATTGTTCCGCGATGCCCGCGATCAACTCGCCCACGTCGGTGCTCTGGAGTCGAACTCCGAGCGGTTTTCCGTTGGGGCGGATCATCTCCAAGACGCCGGTCACCAGGCGTTGCAGACGCCGGCTTTCGTGGTCGATCACACTGAGACGCTGGGCCAATGAATCAGCCGCGTCGCTGTTGCCGATCCGCTGCAAATCTGATTCTGCCAGTTCGGTGTACAGCCGGATGTTGGTCAGCGGGGTGCGCAGTTCGTGCGAGACCTGACCGGCGAAACTGACCCGGCCTTTGGCTTCGTTGATCTGACGCTGGACCGATGTCAGCACATAGAATCCCACCGCCAGCAGAAGGATCGCAATGCCAGCCAAGGACAGGTACATCGGGACCGAGCTGGTTGATGGGACGAGCGCTGGATCGACGTGTAACCGCAATTGCCAGCTGGCCAAGGGGGCCGAAAGGGGCGCCGCGGCCAGCGGGGACAGCTGAAACTCGTCGCGGTTTCCCCAGCGATAGACCAGCCGTTTGGCTTCATCAACCAAAGTCAGGCTGCCGATCGGGGTCGGCGCCAAATCAGGCAAGGCACGCTTGGTCGGAGTGACGTTGGTACCCGATGTGGCCACGCGAAGCGAGGACGTCGACTCGGGGCTGCGGTGATCGGGAAGCACGGCGATCAAATCCGCGATCCAGCGACTGCGTTCCAGCAGCATGCCCACGGTCGATCCGTCGCGGCGGGCGCGCCAATAAACCACCTGGGTTCCATCGGCCATGTACCACTGTTGCCATGCCGATTCGGTCAGCGTGGATTGCGGCGACACTTTCAGACGGGGTGACTGGGAATCGGCTGCGTTGGCAATGTTCGTTTTGGAAACCGCTGTCTTTGTTTTGAAAGCGGGCACTTTCGTCCCCGGCGACTGGGACTCTCCCGTCGCACTGGGCAGCGGCCTTGCGTCGACCAAGCCCGGCAGCGCCGCGGCCACTTCGGTGGCATCGACGCCGATCGAATCACCGGGCCGCGGAAAGACGATCGTGCCGGCCGGGTCGACGACAATCCCTTGCCGCAATATGGGTACTTGGCGACGCATCCGCCGCAGGGTTTCAAAAACCGAATCCGAGCCGTCCAGCTCGTCGTCCAACCGGATCGCATAGTTGTCAAATAGCTGTACGATCCGCCTGTCGGCGTCATAAAGCTGCGACGAGAGCAACGTCGCAAGGTTTTCCTTTGCCGCCGCCTGGCTGGCCTTGACTGCCGTTGCACTCATCCAGCCCAGCAGCACCATCGGTGCCGCGACGAGCAAGAGGAGTGCAAGGAACAATCGACGAGGCATTCAGCAGGACCTACTTATCCGAGGGCGGAGCCACTTTAACACGCATTTGTTGCTGCGCCGCGTTCTTGCTCTGCTCATACCGCATCGATTTTCGCGAATAGTTCCATGCCGACGGGCTTTCGATGATCGCGGATTGATCTTGGTTCAGCTTGGCGTTGCGTTTCAGCTCGCTGGAAAGCTCGTCTGCAAGCATACCGCCATACATGGCGTCCAATTTTTGCAATTCGGCAGAGTTGCCCAACAGCAATTGCTTGGCCTCTTGAATCCGGCCGGCATCGCGAAGCGCCGTCGCTTGCACATTCTTTTCGTTGGCCAACTGAATCGCGCAGTAGGCCGCCGTTTCGTGATCGCATTCCTTGGCGACCGCTGCCTTGTCATCGGTGAAACGGATTTCGATGCTGCTGGTCAACGTGTCGGTCGTCTTGCTGAGCATGTTTTGGTACTGGACGGTGACCGAAGCGAGCGGGCGTTTGCTGCCGGCTTCCCCTGCGGGGACCTCCACTTCGATGACGAAGTAACGTTGTTGACGGGCGTACAACTGGGCCAACGGAATGTAGATGTCTTGGCCGCTGATGTCCGCCTTGTTGTTCAACACGCGGACCGGGCGAATGCCCTCACCGATTTTCGCGTGGATTTCAAAATCGCTGGCCACGACGCTCATCAAGTCATTGAATTCCTTTTGAAAGACCGCGACCA containing:
- a CDS encoding outer membrane protein assembly factor BamB family protein, which encodes MSQSNQAPSGKTHPPGEPPRLIGAAIALALAILITAIAQYFAPSFDHQNANLIGLGALSIATLYVLFCLHRLMRWSGHPWGVPAAMLVAAVSFGAAFQFDGFSGEMLPQFRWRFASETVHELKSVTPQTVETTEDSATAETTAPDATGTDESTDAADSLVSSPQFLGPNRNGVYPQRSFAKPTSADQVHVVWDHGIGDGWSSFAVAGDHAITLEQRDDQECLTCYRLSDGELIWMQQHQGLHQNPLGGVGPRSTPTIDGDRVYATTATGFLWCVDQATGAVHWSRDLLELAGWDQVAFEVAAPWGYACSPLLVDGLCVLPLGGPVGEKPVRSLVALDAQSGDLVWTAGDDQLSYASPVLVTLDGQRQIVSVNEKTASGHRIEDGVVLWTFQWPGSTNTGATCSSAVPVGADRLLVGKGYGGGSALVRVAKQGDNWAATDVWRSNRVLKTKFNHTCVDGDVGYGISNGSLQAVNLNDATSYWTQPRRWRAGQGQVVLVEDVLVVQDEAGEVVFVDASIEDYHELLRIPALDSKTWNIPTVAGRYVLVRNDRQAICFQLTAK
- a CDS encoding serine hydrolase domain-containing protein, which codes for MIRTTSLSCLALVLSFVSTLSGQDAAATKQADRTPPPVIAEIDAAMQTFVDQGTLSGAVTLVGHQGKIIHLGAVGLADIEKQKEMRPFTMFSIASMTKPIVATAVMILQDEGKLNVDDKVSNYIPAFKDVKLKDGSAPEREITIKDAITHTSGLAGDQVFQQSLEEAVNELAERPLAFQPGTKWQYSPGLNVAGRIIEIVSGQPLQEFLQERIFGPCQMTSTTFFPDQKQQRRIATLYGPSEDGKSLVAVGNRISDPADVTAPNPSGGLFATARDMFRFYQMVLNQGKLRKQRIVSADAVAQMTSPQTGDLETGFTPGNCWGLGWCIVRQPQGVTEMLSPGTFGHGGAFGTQGWVDPKTETIYVLMIQRTKMGNSDGSDVRKAFQQAASNAVQ
- a CDS encoding phosphatidylserine decarboxylase, yielding MDEIVYHDRYRNESCIEKVYGDKALRWTYGTIGGKLALAGIVKRAWFSHWYGWRMDQAKTREKIAPFIAEYGLDADEFARAPGEFASFNEFFFRKLKPSARPIDSQANSIVFPADGRHLCVPDLSKCEGLFVKGEMFDLETLLDDPALARRYASGSLLLSRLCPVDYHRFHFPVGGRPGPARLINGPLYSVNPIALCQNIQILATNKRAITVLKTETLGEVLLLEIGATCVGGICQTYREGESVSKGDEKGYFRFGGSSTITIFEPGRVVFDDDLQRNSAQQRELYARMGDHLGTIL
- a CDS encoding alpha/beta hydrolase is translated as MNHRPWIFVCLLALLSSPLGFAAEAKPQPDETVVYKTIDDVSLSMHVFKPAESDAETPRAAIVFFFGGGWNGGTPSQFYGQSRALADLGMVAMCAEYRVKKTHGTPPKTCVADGKSAIRWARKNASRYGIDPNRIAAGGGSAGGHVAAATATVDAFDDPADDTSVSCRPDALVLFNPVYDNGPDGYGYDRVQEYWKEISPLHNLSQDTPPTIVFLGTKDKLIPVATGKAFQSKLDQLGVRNELHLYQDAAHGFFNKGEPYADTLAKSIAFLKSLGFVEGK
- a CDS encoding sugar phosphate isomerase/epimerase family protein, encoding MTNRRQFLQFASASAASLSLAPLLRAAETAGGGGAPFKISLAEWSLHRTLRDESKGLTNLDFPRVTKEEFGIDAVEYVNQFFKDKAKDQTYLTELKTRCDDLGVKSLLIMCDGEGRLGDPDDAKRTQAVENHYRWVDAAKFLGCHSIRVNASSAGSYDEQMKLAADGLRRLSEYAKPQGLNVIVENHGGLSSNGAWLAGTIAKTEMDNCGTLPDFGNFYLSRGDEPKMYDRYKGVEELMPYAKAVSAKSHDFDEEGNEVHTDYFKMMEIVLSHGYNGYVGIEYEGGKVSEYEGIRLTKALLERVAEKVAKG
- a CDS encoding response regulator transcription factor, with product MAHHILIAEDDANTRAALAEVLRSEGYIVTEAADGRHAKDLFDASPPDIACLDVMMPGMSGFDVCKYFRQQSPTMPILFITAKAEEIDKVIGLELGGDDYIVKPFGTKELVARIRAVARRSLSESPDAGVTFSDAPFSMGDLEIVPRELRARRGDETITLTRREVLILQTLAARPGEVVKRADLFRSAWEDDHVPNSRTIDQTISQLRKRIETAPKHPQIIQTVYGVGYRYEATGDR
- a CDS encoding sensor histidine kinase — encoded protein: MPRRLFLALLLLVAAPMVLLGWMSATAVKASQAAAKENLATLLSSQLYDADRRIVQLFDNYAIRLDDELDGSDSVFETLRRMRRQVPILRQGIVVDPAGTIVFPRPGDSIGVDATEVAAALPGLVDARPLPSATGESQSPGTKVPAFKTKTAVSKTNIANAADSQSPRLKVSPQSTLTESAWQQWYMADGTQVVYWRARRDGSTVGMLLERSRWIADLIAVLPDHRSPESTSSLRVATSGTNVTPTKRALPDLAPTPIGSLTLVDEAKRLVYRWGNRDEFQLSPLAAAPLSAPLASWQLRLHVDPALVPSTSSVPMYLSLAGIAILLLAVGFYVLTSVQRQINEAKGRVSFAGQVSHELRTPLTNIRLYTELAESDLQRIGNSDAADSLAQRLSVIDHESRRLQRLVTGVLEMIRPNGKPLGVRLQSTDVGELIAGIAEQFTPSFKAAGLSLETDCRCHESVSVDPDIIEMVLVNLLSNVEKYVPRGGRCVIRCDLLPDETTTPNRLRVTVSDDGPGIAVPHQSRIFRPFVRIDDSIHAPSGTGIGLTIARRAAARHGGNLVLKSDSQLGGAAFELTVPIGE